One genomic segment of Burkholderia pyrrocinia includes these proteins:
- the cpaB gene encoding Flp pilus assembly protein CpaB, whose protein sequence is MANNLTKIIAGLLIAIAVLLGIYAWMLGRSSPAPVPTQQIATANPVPVVIATRTLPAGQPITADALKVQPTAPMPVGAFDNPGELVGRVPTRDIPASSPVVSGALVSGLAEDVQPGERAIAVRVDENNAVGNRLRPGNFVDVFLNLKRESSSSMFDGEISQTQARLLLSKVRVLSFGDATTERDSGNNTNGNNGQPSNVRIAVLAVPTAQVDALTLGEASGRLTLALRNSRDDELAMQTVAVRTDNKLSPSALAAAGVSLQQLSGTQRNAVANVNVPPLPPRLPPSVRPSGGGGGIEVIRGGRSETVAY, encoded by the coding sequence ATGGCCAACAACCTAACCAAGATCATCGCGGGGCTGCTGATTGCGATCGCTGTTCTGCTCGGAATCTATGCGTGGATGCTCGGGCGCAGTTCGCCGGCTCCCGTGCCAACGCAGCAGATCGCGACGGCAAATCCCGTGCCGGTCGTGATCGCGACGCGCACGTTGCCGGCGGGTCAGCCGATTACCGCCGACGCGTTGAAGGTTCAACCGACCGCGCCGATGCCGGTCGGTGCGTTCGACAATCCGGGCGAGCTCGTCGGCCGGGTGCCGACGCGGGACATTCCGGCTTCGTCGCCGGTTGTCTCGGGCGCATTGGTGTCGGGCCTTGCCGAGGACGTGCAGCCGGGCGAGCGCGCGATCGCGGTTCGCGTCGACGAGAACAACGCGGTCGGTAACCGGCTGCGGCCCGGCAATTTCGTCGACGTGTTCCTGAACCTCAAGCGCGAGAGCAGTTCGTCGATGTTCGACGGGGAAATCTCGCAGACGCAGGCACGATTGCTGTTGTCGAAGGTGCGTGTGCTGTCGTTCGGTGATGCAACGACCGAGCGCGACAGCGGCAACAACACGAACGGCAATAACGGCCAGCCGTCGAATGTGCGCATCGCGGTGCTTGCGGTGCCGACCGCGCAGGTCGATGCGTTGACGCTCGGCGAGGCGAGCGGCCGATTGACCCTTGCATTGCGCAACTCGCGCGACGACGAGCTTGCCATGCAGACGGTTGCGGTACGTACGGACAACAAGCTGTCGCCGTCGGCGCTCGCGGCCGCCGGCGTGTCGCTGCAGCAACTGTCCGGGACGCAGCGCAACGCGGTGGCCAACGTGAACGTGCCGCCGCTGCCGCCGCGCCTGCCGCCGTCGGTGCGGCCGAGCGGTGGCGGCGGCGGTATCGAGGTGATTCGCGGCGGCCGCTCGGAAACGGTTGCTTACTGA
- a CDS encoding type II and III secretion system protein family protein: MKNTLIAFAIAIWAMTFASLASASGTIELAVGAQRQISAGRALQRVAVGDPAVADVLIMKGSRSGSVLLIAKAPGATNVMLWERGRDEPTVWNVEVVDASAHAVLDGSTPRVNAYGGTAVLQGASASLDAHDRAVAVGKNMSAKGAVIDRSTIAGKNVVQVDVRVVEFSRSVLKQVGFNFFKQSNGFSFGSFSPGGVQSYNGGSGPGTAGYIPTLGAPVASAFNLVVNAAGRGIFADLSLLEANNLARVLAEPTLVALSGQSASFLAGGEIPVPSPQGLGSTAIQWKQYGVGLSLTPTVLSPQRIALKVAPESSQLDFVNSVTISGVAVPGITTRRADTTVELGDGESFVIGGLIDRQTMSNVSKVPLLGDLPIIGTFFKNMNYQQNDKELLIIVTPHLVAPIAKGAVLPATPGELSEQRNGPVWQSYLGGAASPDAAPGFSK, encoded by the coding sequence ATGAAAAACACACTGATTGCATTCGCGATTGCCATCTGGGCCATGACATTTGCATCGCTTGCCAGCGCAAGCGGCACGATCGAACTCGCCGTTGGCGCGCAACGGCAGATTTCGGCCGGCCGCGCGCTGCAGCGCGTCGCGGTTGGCGATCCTGCGGTCGCCGACGTGCTGATCATGAAGGGCAGTCGTTCCGGATCGGTGCTGCTGATCGCGAAGGCGCCGGGTGCGACGAACGTGATGCTGTGGGAGCGCGGCCGCGACGAGCCGACGGTCTGGAATGTCGAAGTCGTCGATGCGTCCGCGCATGCGGTGCTCGACGGTTCCACGCCGCGCGTGAATGCGTACGGCGGAACGGCGGTGCTGCAGGGAGCGTCGGCATCGCTCGATGCGCACGACCGCGCAGTCGCGGTCGGCAAGAACATGAGCGCGAAAGGCGCCGTGATCGATCGCTCGACGATCGCAGGCAAGAATGTCGTGCAGGTCGATGTGCGCGTCGTCGAATTCAGCCGCTCGGTGCTCAAGCAGGTTGGCTTCAACTTCTTCAAGCAAAGCAACGGGTTCTCGTTCGGCTCGTTCTCGCCGGGCGGTGTTCAGTCATACAACGGCGGATCGGGCCCCGGTACCGCCGGATACATTCCGACGCTCGGTGCGCCCGTAGCGTCGGCCTTCAACCTGGTCGTGAACGCAGCCGGGCGCGGCATCTTCGCCGACCTGTCGTTACTCGAGGCCAACAATCTCGCCCGCGTGCTCGCGGAGCCGACGCTCGTCGCATTGTCGGGCCAGAGCGCCAGCTTCCTTGCCGGTGGCGAGATTCCGGTGCCGTCGCCGCAAGGGCTTGGCTCGACTGCGATCCAGTGGAAGCAGTACGGCGTCGGGCTTTCGCTGACACCTACGGTGCTGAGTCCTCAGCGGATCGCGCTGAAGGTTGCGCCGGAGTCGAGCCAGCTCGATTTCGTGAACAGCGTGACGATCAGCGGCGTCGCAGTACCGGGCATCACGACCCGCCGTGCGGATACGACAGTCGAGCTCGGTGACGGCGAGAGCTTCGTGATCGGCGGTCTGATCGATCGCCAGACGATGTCGAACGTGAGCAAGGTGCCGTTGCTCGGCGATCTGCCGATCATCGGCACGTTCTTCAAGAACATGAACTATCAGCAGAATGACAAAGAGCTGCTGATCATCGTGACGCCGCATCTCGTCGCACCAATCGCGAAGGGTGCGGTGCTGCCTGCAACGCCGGGCGAGCTGTCCGAACAGCGCAACGGGCCGGTCTGGCAATCGTATCTCGGCGGCGCCGCATCACCGGACGCTGCACCGGGGTTTTCGAAATGA